In Pochonia chlamydosporia 170 chromosome Unknown PCv3seq00009, whole genome shotgun sequence, a genomic segment contains:
- a CDS encoding sarcosine oxidase (similar to Aspergillus oryzae RIB40 XP_001817161.1) — protein MATSSPVLIIGAGAFGLSTALHLSRAGYTDITVLDKDDSVPPRYSAANDLNKIVRAEYEDAFYRDLTLEAIEAWRKPLFAPYYHQTGFLHCVSKAAPEKAVETMKRFWESAEKHSEMCQQLVTMNTRKDIIDQVWQFQDGPLTGWRGYLNRYAGYAQSGRALAAVYRELCKVGVKFHLGSGNEVTQITYDKTVSTNGGVKAARGVRTANGSFYPAKLVIVAAGAWLPQLIPEIGSQVVAKSWSVAHVKLTEEEASALKGIPVTYARDLGFFFEPDPTTNLLKLCPMGGGFINTDPKTGLSLPPKGYSRSAFMPEDDEKKVRQLLSHTLPHLATRPLVNKLLCWFADTSDSDYIIDYVPNTASSVIVMSGDSGHGFKMFPIVGSWVTDLLGAKDGEQHETRWRWKAAKAQGSSSDWGEDVSWRVGETREFSSIEPTVSKL, from the exons ATGGCTACATCTAGCCCCGTGCTCATCATTGGCGCTGGCGCATTTGGCCTCTCAACGGCATTGCATCTGTCTCGTGCAGGGTATACTGACATTACCGTCCTCGACAAAGATGACTCGGTTCCGCCTCGTTACTCGGCAGCCAACGATCTGAACAAAATTGTCAGAGCTGAATACGAAGATGCATTCTATCGAGATTTGACATTG GAAGCTATAGAGGCATGGAGAAAACCACTCTTTGCGCCGTATTATCATCAGACCGGTTTTCTTCATTGTGTTTCCAAGGCAGCTCCCGAAAAGGCAGTTGAGACTATGAAGCGATTCTGGGAATCGGCAGAAAAGCATAGTGAGATGTGCCAGCAGTTGGTAACTATGAACACTAGGAAGGATATAATTGACCAAGTCTGGCAATTCCAAGATGGACCTCTCACAGGTTGGCGAGGCTACCTCAACCGTTATGCCGGATATGCTCAGTCCGGACGTGCACTCGCTGCCGTCTACCGGGAGCTCTGCAAAGTGGGCGTCAAGTTCCATCTTGGTTCCGGCAACGAAGTAACTCAAATTACCTACGACAAGACAGTTTCGACGAATGGCGGCGTAAAAGCGGCACGCGGTGTAAGGACAGCCAACGGTAGCTTCTACCCAGCCAAACTCGTGATCGTGGCCGCAGGTGCATGGTTACCTCAACTCATTCCAGAGATCGGCTCACAGGTTGTTGCAAAATCATGGTCTGTTGCGCATGTCAAGCtcacagaagaagaggcatCCGCACTTAAGGGAATACCAGTCACATATGCTCGTGacttgggcttcttctttgagcCTGATCCGACGACCAATCTACTCAAACTGTGTCCCATGGGCGGTGGATTTATTAATACCGACCCGAAAACAGGGCTATCACTGCCACCGAAAGGGTATTCACGAAGTGCATTCATGCctgaagacgacgaaaagaAGGTGCGACAATTGCTATCACATACATTACCTCATCTTGCGACACGGCCTCTGGTAAACAAACTACTCTGCTGGTTTGCTGACACAAGCGATTCGGACTACATTATTGACTACGTTCCCAATACGGCGTCTTCAGTCATCGTCATGTCGGGTGATTCTGGACACGGATTTAAAATGTTTCCCATTGTGGGATCGTGGGTAACGGACTTGCTGGGTGCCAAGGATGGGGAGCAGCATGAGACTCGGTGGCGATGGAAGGCGGCAAAAGCACAAGGTTCTAGTAGTGATTGGGGAGAAGATGTTAGTTGGAGAGTCGGTGAAACGAGGGAGTTTTCTTCGATTGAACCTACAGTGTCAAAATTGTGA
- a CDS encoding pyrroline-5-carboxylate reductase (similar to Colletotrichum fioriniae PJ7 XP_007597131.1) — protein sequence MEKKSPGTLGFLGCGNLGTAILSGLLGNSSDSESTTLPFSRFMVSVRTDASVTRLQNQFREHNTKVSVFKNENVSVVRDSDVIILATDPVDVELALTGVRGQFSEKLLISVAAGWTREKLQAILYGSAAVYNADSDSPYRPWVIRTLPNVAAVVHQSLTIIETPDAKLPSEYLQLTRSIFNCVGKTMVLPPKLLDAATAVGGSTPAFFAVICEALIDAAVAVGVPRDVAHASIAQSMLGTAHMIQHGMHPGAVKDKGTSPEGCTMSGLMVLEENAVRGHVGRALREAVTVSRLMGTRDHLNDTRKYE from the exons atggagaaAAAGTCACCAGGAACATTGGGGTTCTTGGGATGCG GCAACTTGGGAACTGCGATTCTCAGCGGCCTACTTGGTAACTCGAGCGACTCGGAAAGCACAACACTGCCATTCTCTCGCTTCATGGTGAGCGTCCGGACGGACGCCTCGGTTACTCGACTACAGAATCAGTTTCGCGAGCACAACACCAAGGTTTCTGTTTTTAAGAACGAAAACGTCAGCGTCGTACGTGATTCAGACGTCATTATTCTTGCGACGGACCCTGTTGACGTAGAGCTCGCCCTTACTGGTGTGCGTGGTCAATTCTCTGAGAAGCTGCTCATAAGCGTTGCTGCAGGATGGACTAGAGAGAAACTTCAGGCAATTCTATATGGGAGTGCAGCGGTTTACAATGCAGATAGCGACTCTCCATATCGCCCCTGGGTTATTCGCACGCTACCCAACGTTGCTGCAGTTGTTCATCAGTCATTGACCATCATCGAGACACCTGATGCCAAGCTGCCCTCAGAGTATTTACAACTGACAAGGTCTATCTTCAATTGTGTCGGAAAGACCATGGTATTACCGCCAAAGCTTTTGGATGCAGCAACCGCAGTCGGCGGATCGACACCTGCATTCTTCGCCGTCATTTGCGAAGCGCTCATcgatgctgctgttgctgtgggAGTCCCACGAGATGTAGCTCACGCAAGCATTGCCCAGTCCATGCTGGGTACGGCCCATATGATTCAGCATGGTATGCATCCAGGTGCTGTGAAAGACAAGGGTACATCACCCGAGGGTTGTACGATGAGTGGTCTtatggtgttggaggagaaTGCTGTTCGGGGACATGTTGGACGCGCACTTCGTGAGGCTGTTACGGTCTCTCGGTTGATGGGCACTCGTGACCATTTAAATGATACGAGAAAATATGAATAG
- a CDS encoding delta-1-pyrroline-5-carboxylate dehydrogenase, mitochondrial precursor (similar to Aspergillus terreus NIH2624 XP_001208681.1), translated as MASAKLIAARLTTRNRPSALFANGCRSIQPTQTRSKVTIPFRLPEERNEPNPEYRRGSPERASVEKELARLRSSLPLKSEIFYNGQTQAISKSEMQVLPAENSTEFTNYPLASKEQVQHAIDSALRAKKEWQEMPFVDRAAIFLKAAELVTGKYRYELIAATMLGQGKNVWQAEIDAAAELADFFRLNCNYAAELLGRQPTRGTDGIWTRVEHRPLEGFVYAVSPFNFTALGGALVSGPALMGNVVLWKPSQYSIYPSTIIYKILLEAGLPPDVIQMVPGDAEEVTDVVLNHHDFAGINFIGSSDVFRSIYSKIGQGIGSKKYREFPRIVGETSGKNFQLIHSSGDIPSAVNHTIRGAFEYQGQKCSATSRVYVPESRAKEFIAGLKTGVEKITMGSPDKDVEAFMGPVIHKHSFNKIKKIIDESNKDSTLKLITGGKYDDSTGYFVTPTVYQAESPDHPLFNKEIFGPVLAIHVYPDEKWDDTLESIDKNGGGLALTGAVFAKDRKIIRQVEDTLRYSAGNFYINCKTTAALIGQQTFGGARASGTNDKAGSSDILRRFTSPRTIKEEFAPLGGFTYPSNE; from the exons ATGGCAAGCGCAAAACTAATCGCCGCACGGCTGACGACTCGAAATCGGCCAAGCGCATTGTTTGCAAATGGATGTCGGTCGATCCAACCTACTCAGACGAGATCAAAGGTTACCATACCCTTTCGACTCCCTGAAGAGCGGAATGAGCCAAAT CCCGAGTACAGAAGGGGTTCCCCAGAGCGAGCCTCTGTAGAAAAGGAATTAGCCCGTCTCCGGTCCTCACTCCCACTGAAGAGCGAAATCTTTTACAACGGTCAAACCCAGGCCATTTCGAAGTCAGAAATGCAGGTTCTGCCAGCGGAAAACAGCACCGAGTTTACAAACTACCCGCTTGCTTCGAAAGAACAAGTTCAGCATGCCATCGACTCTGCGCTTCGGGCTAAAAAGGAATGGCAGGAAATGCCGTTCGTAGACCGTGCCGCCATCTTTCTCAAGGCTGCTGAGCTTGTCACGGGAAAATACCGATATGAGCTTATTGCGGCGACTATGCTGGGACAGGGCAAGAATGTTTGGCAAGCGGAaattgatgctgcagctgagCTTGCAGACTTTTTCCGGCTCAACTGTAATTATGCTGCTGAACTACTTGGAAGGCAGCCTACCCGTGGGACTGATGGCATTTGGAC CCGCGTTGAGCATCGACCTCTGGAAGGGTTTGTGTATGCCGTGTCCCCCTTCAACTTTACGGCATTGGGCGGCGCTCTTGTCTCTGGCCCAGCCTTGATGGGAAATGTCGTATTATGGAAGCCGTCGCAGTACAGCATCTATCCCAGCACAATCATCTACAAGATCCTCTTGGAGGCTGGTCTACCCCCTGACGTCATCCAGATGGTACCAGGAGATGCCGAGGAAGTAACGGACGTTGTGCTGAATCACCACGACTTTGCAGGGATTAACTTTATCGGCTCATCGGACGTCTTTCGTTCGATCTACTCCAAGATTGGTCAGGGAATAGGCAGCAAGAAGTACAGAGAATTTCCTCGCATTGTGGGAGAGACCAGCGGAAAGAATTTCCAATTGATCCACTCGTCTGGAGATATACCAAGTGCTGTCAACCATACAATTCGCGGTGCATTCGAGTACCAAGGGCAGAAGTGTTCGGCCACGTCACGCGTTTATGTTCCTGAATCACGAGCCAAGGAGTTTATCGCTGGCCTAAAGACTGGTGTTGAGAAGATAACCATGGGAAGCCCGGATAAGGATGTTGAGGCTTTCATGGGCCCTGTTATTCACAAGCATTCGttcaacaagatcaagaagaTCATTGACGAGAGCAACAAAGATTCCACATTGAAGTTGATCACTGGTGGAAAGTATGATGATTCTACGGGTTACTTCGTTACGCCTACGGTATACCAAGCTGAGTCGCCTGACCACCCTCTTTTCAACAAGGAGATTTTCGGTCCGGTGCTGGCGATTCATGTATATCCAGATGAGAAGTGGGACGATACACTTGAAAGTATAGATAAGAACGGCGGTGGCCTAGCATTGACGGGTGCTGTTTTCGCCAAGGATCGCAAGATTATTAGACAGGTGGAGGATACTTTGCGCTACAGCGCAGGCAACTTCTACATCA ATTGCAAAACCACCGCAGCATTGATCGGTCAGCAGACATTCGGTGGCGCGAGAGCAAGCGGCACAAACGACAAAGCAGGAAGCTCCGACATTCTGAGACGCTTCACCAGTCCAAGAACGATCAAAGAAGAGTTTGCACCACTAGGTGGATTTACGTACCCGAGTAACGAGTGA
- a CDS encoding proline oxidase Put1 (similar to Metarhizium acridum CQMa 102 XP_007810823.1), with amino-acid sequence MAALRHNLYARTAYRALSTQSSSRSNSLPLTADGKFYTPPASNDGGNTASANNVKAVPPSPLSALPTGVLFRSLFINSISSRPFLLSPAISVMSFLCQPNKSFLFDVNRNKLLARLMKAVVYKQFCAGESGTEVKETLKQFKKMGFRGTIVTYAKETVFDYNKNVVQDAGIEAFTDRAANLCPNIERWHNGVLETIDMLGEGDQLAVKITGAGPLVTDALAAKEPLPKQMSDSLWTISERCKHRQVRLLIDAESQLYQEGILKAGLDLMKEYNRDGHALIYNTYQAYLKSTPATIESHLSAALDGKFTLGLKLVRGAYLATEKRSLIHDTKMDTDNAYNAIAHGALSKKFGPIGEEGVQSFPSVNLMLCGHNKQSVFTAHALHQQRLQQGLPTVPVGFAQLQGMSDQISFGLLQLGKLHGSGPEVYKCSTWGTVVECLGYLTRRALENRDAAGRTVDEYKALKAEAKRRLLSPMSRS; translated from the exons ATGGCAGCTCTCCGTCACAATCTGTACGCTCGCACGGCTTACAGAGCGCTGTCTACGCAAAGTTCATCGCGGAGTAACTCTTTGCCACTTACAGCGGATGGGAAGTTTTATACTCCGCCTGCTAGTAACGATGGCGGGAATACAGCCTCAGCGAACAATGTTAAAGCTGTTCCTCCTTCACCGTTGTCCGCCCTTCCTACTGGGGTTTTGTTCAGGTCTCTCTTTATAAACTCTATTTCTTCAAGGCCGTTTCTTCTCAGCCCAGCAATCTCCGTCATGTCGTTTTTGTGTCAGCCCAACAAGTCATTTCTCTTTGATGTTAATCGTAATAAGCTACTTGCGAGGCTTATGAAAGCAGTGGTGTACAAGCAGTTTTGTGCGGGCGAGTCGGGAACCGAAGTCAAAGAGACGTTGAAACAGTTCAAAAAGATGGGCTTCCGTGGAACTATTGTGACATATGCAAAGGAGACGGTGTTTGACTACAACAAGAATGTCGTTCAGGATGCGGGCATCGAAGCATTCACCGACCGGGCTGCAAACTTGTGtccaaacattgaaagatgGCACAACGGCGTGCTGGAAACGATCGACATGCTCGGTGAAGGGGATCAACTGGCTGTTAA AATAACAGGAGCTGGTCCTCTGGTGACTGATGCTCTCGCCGCGAAAGAACCTTTGCCTAAACAAATGTCTGATTCACTATGGACCATCAGTGAGAGATGCAAACACCGTCAAGTCCGGTTGTTAATAGACGCCGAGTCTCAGTTGTACCAGGAAGGCATCCTCAAAGCTGGCCTTGATCTGATGAAGGAGTACAACCGAGACGGACATGCTCTTATATACAACACATATCAAGCCTACTTGAAGAGCACACCAGCTACGATTGAGTCTCACCTGAGTGCTGCGCTAGACGGCAAGTTCACACTGGGACTCAAGCTCGTACGGGGTGCTTACTTGGCTACGGAGAAGAGATCGCTCATCCACGACACCAAGATGGACACAGACAATGCGTATAATGCAATCGCCCACGGAGCTCTGAGCAAGAAGTTTGGTCCcattggagaagaaggggtCCAGTCTTTCCCCTCAGTCAACTTGATGTTATGTGGTCACAATAAACAGAGTGTTTTTACTGCTCATGCTTTGCACCAGCAACGGCTGCAACAAGGTCTACCAACTGTCCCCGTCGGCTTTGCTCAACTCCAAGGAATGTCGGATCAGATCAGTTTCGGGTTGCTGCAACTTGGCAAATTGCACGGATCGGGACCGGAAGTCTACAAGTGCTCGACTTGGGGTACCGTTGTGGAGTGTCTCGGATACCTAACGCGGCGGGCTCTTGAGAACAGAGACGCTGCAGGGAGAACTGTGGATGAGTATAAAGCATTGAAGGCTGAAGCCAAGAGAAGACTTTTATCACCTATGTCACGCTCATAG
- a CDS encoding ARCA-like protein (similar to Metarhizium robertsii ARSEF 23 XP_007823992.2), protein MSAVPRQATPVFAPSQEDSFQAWIDCEFFQGPKMVRFHPRGGSAAREPMTPDQGSSPPWSTVASSGGALPEGHVPDESQLSQPSPAASSNSTPMDTDSGRAIPPQGSNFIPGLITSDSFESDQSPRLQQLGPSTTQAPYLPSISQLNPGIYGRKSDPATALDQSFLQNSPPAFTSSISFSPTSNNDRRLFPLEDVQEACLLRYYIEEISHWFDLCDESRHFHLVVPTRARDHPHLLNAIFAVAARHLSRLPQYKTSRGILYHGQLLTKLDEHSAVEYMLQCMPALREFHNVRDDDHRDSIVATAVILRQLEEIDNEDDSPSASGQPSSMFSGSGKQVNFLAIIDAVLRSPPSQSVFGRRSLMQAAYWMALRQEIYHSFTRLEAPQLILPPEFWHSASKANKTVMHLVQVAKWKWGDGSELEWERLMDQQDDLERHILLDIEPIYKKPADKSKGEIFPTVWYRSNIEVTSMQLSLLAKSVLVAENPRLKQQSASRSSWRQVENEVRILLLEQCGIGLCNPASPPALVHATFGIQLYGDFFTDHYERQAIRTVVERYRDTHAWPVQRLLDMFR, encoded by the exons ATGTCGGCGGTGCCAAGACAAGCAACTCCCGTGTTCGCGCCCAGTCAAGAGGACAGTTTTCAAGCATGGATCGATTGCGAGTTTTTCCAAGGACCAAAAATGG TCCGTTTTCACCCCCGTGGTGGCTCTGCTGCCCGAGAGCCAATGACACCGGATCAAGGATCATCGCCTCCTTGGTCGACAGTCGCCAGCTCTGGAGGAGCGTTACCTGAGGGACATGTCCCTGATGAGAGTCAACTCAGTCAGCCATCACCGGCCGCCTCGTCCAACAGCACACCAATGGACACAGACTCGGGACGCGCCATTCCACCTCAGGGTTCCAACTTTATCCCCGGCTTGATAACTTCGGACAGCTTTGAAAGCGACCAAAGCCCACGTCTTCAGCAGTTGGGCCCTTCAACCACGCAAGCCCCATATTTGCCCTCCATTAGCCAGCTTAATCCAGGAATCTACGGAAGGAAAAGTGATCCAGCAACCGCACTTGATCAATCATTTCTCCAGAACTCTCCCCCTGCCTTCACATCGTCCATCTCGTTCTCACCCACGTCTAATAACGATAGGCGGCTGTTCCCTTTAGAAGATGTTCAAGAAGCTTGCCTTTTAAGATACTATATCGAAGAGATTTCTCACTGG TTTGATCTCTGCGACGAGAGCCGCCACTTCCACCTGGTTGTACCTACCAGAGCCAGGGATCATCCCCATCTCCTGAACGCTATTTTTGCAGTGGCAGCCCGTCACTTGAGTCGCCTTCCTCAATACAAGACGTCGAGGGGCATTCTGTATCACGGTCAGCTGCTCACCAAGTTGGATGAGCATTCCGCAGTAGAGTACATGTTGCAGTGTATGCCTGCCCTTCGAGAGTTTCACAATGTTCGTGATGACGACCATCGAGACAGCATCGTCGCCACCGCTGTTATCCTTCGGCAATTGGAGGAGATTGATAACGAAGATGATTCGCCATCGGCTTCGGGTCAACCTAGCAGCATGTTTTCGGGTTCTGGAAAGCAAGTCAACTTTCTTGCAATAATAGATGCTGTTTTGAGAAGTCCCCCATCACAATCTGTATTTGGACGTCGGAGCTTGATGCAAGCCGCGTATTGGATGGCTTTGCGACAAGAAATTTACCATTCTTTCACGCGCCTTGAAGCCCCGCAGCTCATATTACCCCCGGAATTTTGGCACAGTgcttccaaagccaacaagaCGGTCatgcatcttgtccaagtcGCGAAATGGAAATGGGGGGATGGTTCTGAACTTGAATGGG AGAGACTCATGGATCAACAAGATGATCTTGAGAGACACATCCTGCTCGACATCGAACCTATTTACAAGAAACCAGCAGACAAGTCAAAGGGGGAGATCTTTCCAACGGTTTGGTACCGGTCAAATATCGAGGTGACAAGTATGCAACTAAGTCTATTAGCCAAGTCGGTGCTGGTAGCCGAAAATCCACGTCTCAA ACAACAGTCTGCGTCTCGATCTAGTTGGAGGCAAGTTGAGAATGAAGTCAGGATTCTTCTCCTCGAACAATGCGGAATCGGCCTTTGCAACCCTGCATCGCCACCCGCGCTTGTTCATGCTACATTTGGCATTCAGCTCTATGGGGATTTCTTCACGGACCATTACGAGCGTCAAGCAATCAGGACGGTGGTAGAACGATATCGAGATACCCATGCTTGGCCGGTGCAACGACTTTTAGACATGTTTCGGTGA
- a CDS encoding GCN5-related N-acetyltransferase (GNAT) domain-containing protein (similar to Metarhizium robertsii ARSEF 23 XP_007816736.1): protein MKQPTEPQWATVKTTLPGVTVKTTLPIYPYEPLNERQPIKTRRLLIRPLRPSDLEAVHVLRSQPEVTAWSSKGKPNETVDVTRQELEAALSRDIYQFAICLSNGDLIGTGGSHRREGNLGWPVINYAIRHEAWGNGYATEFLAAFLDRWWSLPREIVDVLVDKDTVCGDGEIKEERVVATTTDKNVASQKVMMKNGMELGRVWEEDDRSRPGEKVTMYGYIAKPPVKEK from the coding sequence ATGAAACAGCCAACGGAACCCCAGTGGGCGACAGTCAAGACCACACTACCCGGCGTCACTGTAAAGACCACACTACCAATCTATCCATATGAACCTCTAAATGAGCGACAGCCCATCAAGACCAGGCGCCTTCTAATACGACCCCTACGACCAAGCGACCTAGAAGCAGTCCATGTCCTGCGCTCTCAGCCAGAAGTCACAGCATGGTCGTCCAAGGGCAAGCCCAACGAGACGGTGGACGTAACCCGCCAAGAGCTAGAGGCAGCTCTAAGCAGAGACATTTACCAGTTCGCGATCTGTCTATCCAACGGCGATTTGATTGGAACGGGTGGCTCACATCGAAGGGAGGGAAACCTCGGCTGGCCTGTCATCAACTACGCAATTCGCCACGAGGCGTGGGGAAACGGGTATGCTACCGAATTTCTTGCTGCGTTTCTTGATCGCTGGTGGTCATTGCCGAGAGAAATTGTCGATGTTCTGGTAGATAAAGACACGGTCTGCGGAGATGGTGAGATCAAAGAGGAGAGAGTGGTTGCGACAACGACTGATAAGAATGTTGCTAGCCAAAAGGtcatgatgaagaatggcatgGAACTGGGTAGGGTTTGGGAGGAAGATGATCGTTCTAGGCCCGGAGAGAAAGTGACAATGTACGGGTACATTGCGAAGCCTCCTGTGAAAGAGAAATAA
- a CDS encoding GCN5-related N-acetyltransferase (GNAT) domain-containing protein (similar to Metarhizium robertsii ARSEF 23 XP_007823990.1), with protein sequence MGSAATILTYRKAVDRDARDVKVLVQSAYRGDSSRTGWTTEADLVEDERIDEAGVLQKINQKNGLVLVAHDETGALAGCCEIEGKEGGIGYFGLFAVDPTRQAGGLGKRILAEAETMARDELGVRLMEMLVIWTRKELIDWYVRRGYTLTDRTKPFPYAHLVNGKALREDLHFVVLEKQL encoded by the coding sequence ATGggctcagcagcaacaatcCTCACATACCGCAAGGCCGTGGACAGAGATGCGAGAGACGTCAAGGTTCTCGTCCAGTCAGCATACCGGGGAGACTCAAGTCGCACAGGCTGGACAACGGAAGCAGACCTAGTTGAGGATGAGCGCATCGACGAAGCAGGAGTCCTCCAGAAGATCAACCAGAAGAACGGACTGGTGCTCGTCGCACATGATGAGACTGGTGCTTTAGCGGGATGCTGCGAGATtgaaggcaaagaaggcGGAATTGGATACTTTGGTCTTTTCGCAGTAGATCCTACCAGACAGGCTGGTGGACTGGGTAAAAGAATCCTTGCCGAGGCGGAAACCATGGCTAGAGATGAGCTTGGAGTACGActgatggagatgttggTCATTTGGACGAGAAAAGAGCTGATTGACTGGTACGTTCGGAGGGGTTACACGTTGACGGACAGGACGAAGCCGTTTCCATATGCGCACCTCGTTAATGGAAAGGCGTTGCGGGAAGATTTGCACTTTGTGGTTTTGGAGAAGCAACTATAG
- a CDS encoding Regulator of G protein signaling superfamily (similar to Cordyceps militaris CM01 XP_006670912.1), which produces MGSELGLTAGSKEEINLDKVGIWWIIWASVWTCVLLCGMAYLIYRRNTPILRIRGIGLSLAAVVLLHLYFFSVQLGYVVGALVPGDCEFWIMGTYLPLGIALFHASNSRFLYVAKAQKKYLHRQVDAPVSSRRNMGIYNRFKSLNYTTKMVTVVGFGMGIQLLLTVLMWLISRKWHSGWGIPGTEVYGTEMEQKVEMGRGWEWWPGIFWQFVWAWVVAPCILWKSRNINDTHGWRIQTVGCAVAGLHATPMWLIALYVPAMEPVNRYFLPPQWICISIVALEVLTVFLPCWEVMRATNLRQETLDSIAQWESKNKVTGGSTKTVNTASTAVDSLMSGRKSSNGSVKSTDSQESILTMSALEYVLERNPTPLQEFSSLRDFSGENIAFLTSVAEWKASLPQSVHSGVVKSTIRELVRERFNGALRVYAQFISIKDAEFPINISSNELKKLEAVFEASARTLYGDKGEVDPATPFNFPMSVTKSSDAASSNVSEKSGTQGTSCSDGVQFWGEVPEAFDETVFDDAEKHIKYLVLTNTWPKFVKDRRTSFEMDDSTEKGRSIISFVRGRRSRR; this is translated from the exons ATGGGATCCGAACTAGGATTGACGGCGGGTTCCAAGGAGGAAATCAACCTCGACAAAGTCGGCATTTGGTGGATAATATGGGCCAGTGTATGGACTTGCGTGCTGCTTTGTGGCATGGCATACTTGATCTATCGGCGCAATACACCTATCCTGCGCATACGAGGCATTGGGCTGTCTCTCGCGGCTGTGGTGTTGCTTCACCTATACTTCTTTTCGGTCCAGTTGGGATACGTTGTTGGGGCCCTGGTCCCAGGTGATTGCGAGTTCTGGATCATGGGAACCTACTTGCCCCTTGGCATTGCCCTTTTCCACGCATCCAACAGTCGGTTCCTCTATGTTGCCAAAGCCCAAAAGAAGTATCTCCACCGCCAAGTTGATGCACCGGTTAGCTCGAGGAGGAACATGGGCATCTATAATCGCTTCAAGAGCCTCAACTATACGACCAAGATGGTGACGGTTGTTGGGTTCGGCATGGGAATCCAG CTGCTCCTCACCGTCCTCATGTGGTTGATTTCTCGCAAATGGCACAGTGGATGGGGCATCCCCGGCACCGAAGTATATGGCACCGAAATGGAGCAAAAGGTAGAAATGGGTCGAGGTTGGGAGTGGTGGCCAGGTATCTTCTGGCAGTTTGTCTGGGCCTGGGTTGTCGCTCCTTGTATCCTTTGGAAATCTCGGAACATTAACGACACCCATGGCTGGAGAATCCAAACCGttggttgtgctgttgctgg ATTACACGCAACCCCCATGTGGCTCATTGCTCTTTATGTCCCCGCCATGGAACCTGTCAACAGGTATTTCTTGCCTCCTCAATG GATCTGCATCTCCATTGTTGCCCTTGAAGTTTTGACGGTCTTCTTACCGTGCTGGGAAGTCATGCGTGCCACCAATCTCCGCCAAGAGACTCTTGACTCCATTGCGCAATGGGAGAGTAAGAATAAAGTGACTGGTGGTAGTACCAAGACCGTGAATACGGCATCTACCGCCGTCGACTCGTTGATGAGCGGTCGCAAGTCTAGCAACGgctctgtcaagtcaactgATTCGCAAGAGAGTATCCTCACCATGAGCGCACTTGAATACGTCTTGGAGCGCAACCCGACTCCTCTGCAAGAATTTTCATCTCTTCGCGACTTTTCTGGCGAAAACATCGCCTTTCTTACCAGTGTGGCCGAATGGAAGGCCTCGTTACCCCAATCAGTTCATTCTGGCGTGGTTAAGAGCACCATAAGGGAGCTTGTGCGTGAGAGATTCAATGGCGCTCTTCGTGTTTACGCCCAATTTATAAGCATCAAGGACGCGGAGTTTCCCATCAACATTTCATCGAATGAGCTCAAAAAATTGGAGGCCGTCTTCGAAGCATCTGCTCGAACATTGTACGGCGACAAGGGTGAAGTTGACCCTGCGACACCCTTCAATTTCCCCATGTCTGTGACCAAATCATCCGATGCGGCGTCATCTAATGTCTCCGAAAAGAGCGGCACACAAGGAACGTCCTGCTCGGACGGTGTTCAATTCTGGGGCGAAGTCCCCGAGGCCTTTGACGAGACTGTATTTGACGATGCGGAGAAGCATATCAAGTACCTTGTTCTCACGAACACGTGGCCCAAGTTTGTCAAAGATCGTCGAACGTCATTTGAGATGGATGACTCTACGGAGAAGGGACGGTCCATTATTAGCTTTGTACGCGGTCGCCGAAGCAGGAGGTGA